GATGAATGGATGCTTGCCGTTTTAAAAACTGTTAGTAATTTAAACCTTAATGATTGTTGGATTGGTGCTGGTTTTGTTAGAAATAAGGTTTGGGACGAAAAACACCAAAAACCCAGAACAATACTTAATGATATAGATGTTATACACTTTAACAAAAATAACATTATCAAAACGTACGATATAACACTTCAAAACATCTTAAAAAAAAAGAGTCCTAATCTAAATTGGTCTGTAAAGAATCAAGCTAGAATGCACGTAAGAAACAAACACAAGCAATATCTAAATTGTAATGATGCTATTTATTTTTGGCCAGAAACGGCAACTGCAATAGCAGTAAGATTAAATTCAGAAAATAAAATTGAATATATTGCTCCTTATGGTTTAGACAATTTATTTAACCTTTTGGTTATACCAACACCTAATTTTAACTTAGCCGTTTACAAAACTAGAATTGAAAATAAAAATTGGATTGCTAAATGGCCTAATTTAAAAATAAATACCGATTACAAAATAATAAATTAAAAATTGCACGCTTTATAAATGATCTTATTTTCCTTTTTACTACTTGTTATAATTATTTTTTTAATTACAAAAAACAACAAAAAAACTCCTAAGCACACAATACCAAGTGCTTCCTTTTCTAATGAATGGACAATTACTTTAACTAACAAAGTTGCTTTTTATAATGCGTTGTCTGTTAATGAAAAAAAACTGTTTGAATATAAAGTACATGAATTTATACTAAACTGTAATATTGTTGGTGTAGATACCTCCGTTACAATTACTGACAAACTTTTAATAGCCTCGAGCGCAGTAATTCCGATTTTTAACTTTCCTGAATGGAGATATCCAAATATTACAGAAGTTATACTATACCCAACAATGTTTAACGAACAACTTGAAACCGAAGGAGACAACCGTAGGGTCTTAGGAATGGTTGGTAATGGTTATTTAGAGGGAAAAATGATTTTATCGAAACCAGCTTTACATTTAGGTTTTGACAATGAATCAGATAAAAAAAACACAGCCATTCATGAATTTGTACATTTAATCGATAAGCTCGATGGTAACATAGATGGCGTACCGAACGTATTGTTAGAAAAACAATATACTATTCCCTGGATAGATCTAATAAACAAAAAAATGGAAGAAATTTACAATGAAACTTCTGACATTAATCCTTATGGCGGTACTAATAAAGCAGAATTTTTTTCAGTAACTAGTGAATATTTTTTTGAACGTCCTAAATTGTTAGCAAGAAAACACCCTGAATTATATCTTCTTTTAGAAAAAATATTTAAGCAAGATATGGATGATAAAAACTTACATTTAAAACGAGTTGATGCTTCTAGAAACGATCCCTGCCCTTGCAACAGCGGACTTAAATATAAAAAATGTTGTAGCCTTAATTAAACAGTACTACTATTAAACGAACATAAATCTTATATATTTACAGAAACTATATTATCATTAAATGTATCTAAACACTTTCAATCTTAAAAGAAATATAGTTTTAGTAAATAAAACAGCAATTATATTGCTATTATTTAATCTATTACTTAGCTGTGAATATCAAAAAGAGCATATAAATATAACCAGTTCACGAAGTTTACATTTTAAAAACACGAAGAGCTTTAGTGAAACTAAATGGGACAGTCTTAATCACATTTCTAACAAAAAGACGATACATAAAAAAGGAAAGCTAAATTCAAAATACAAAACCTTTGGTTGGCATCTTTACTCAAATGGTTCTTCTTATAAAAACTATAATTTTAAAATACTTTGGGGAATTTCATATTTCTCATATGTTGTTAAGCCAGAGACTGGTGGTTATAAAAACATTCATCAATGGAAAACGACTGCGTTAATTGATAGTGCAAAAGTACACAACTGCAAAGTTTTTCTTTCGGTGTCTAACTTCGGAAGAAAAAATAACAGTACTTTTTTAAATAATATAAAATCTCAAGAAACTTTAATAAATAACTTAATTGATTTACTAGCTTACAGAAAAGCTGATGGAATTAATATTGATTTTGAAGGTATTGCTAGAAAAGACAGAAAACAACTTAGCTCCTTTGTTTCTCTAATTTCAAAAAGACTAAAAAAAGCGAATCCTACTTATATGGTTTCTTTGTGTTTGTATGCCAATGACTGGAATAAAGTTTTTAATATTAAAAAACTGAACCCTTTCATTGATTTTTACACTTTAATGGGCTATGATTATTATGGAAGTTTTAGCTCTCATGCGGGTCCTGTAACACCATTAAAAAACAGCAAAAAATTTGGTAACGGATTAGAAAATTCAGTAAATAATTACTTAAAAAAAGGTGTAAAAGCACAAAAGCTAATTATTGGATTGCCTTATTATGGGGCGGAATGGTATACCTCTAATGAAAAAACACCTTCAAAAGTAAAAAAGTTTAAATCTCACCCAGCTTATAAAACTATTAAAAGAATTTACATCGACTCTTTAAAAATACCGTTACAGTTTGATATAGAAAGTGCCTCAACTTATCTTAGTTTTAAAGACGGTAACGCATATAAAGAAATTTGGTTTGAAGACAGCAAATCTTTAGCCATAAAATACGATTGGATAAAAAAGAACAATATTGGCGGTGTTGGTATTTGGGCTTTAGGTTACGATGATGGCTATCTTGAATTATGGAATCTTTTAGCTGATAAGTTTTCAGAATAAATAACCAATTATATCTGGTTGAGTACAGTCGAGATTGTTTTTGACAACCAGTAGTTATCGACTGCACTCAAACGGACATTTATAAGTCGATTTCTTTTAATGCTTTAATTTTATTTCTTTCTAAGAATGCATCAATCGTTTCAAAGTGTTCAATAACACGTTGCTCTTTAAATTCGAATACTTTTTCTGATAAACCTTGTAAGAAATCACGATCGTGAGATACTAAAATTAACGTTCCGTCAAAATGTAATAAAGCTTCTTTAATTACATCTTTCGATCGTAAATCTAAGTGATTTGTAGGCTCATCTAAAATCAACACATTTACAGGTTCTAATAATAATTTAACCATTGCTAAACGTGTTTTCTCTCCACCAGAAAGTACTTTTACTTTCTTTTCAATATCATCACCAGCAAACATAAAACGACCTAAAATATTTTTAATTTGCGTACGAACATCACCTTCAGCAACCTCATCTACCGTTTGAAAAACAGTTAATTCAGGATCTAATAATGACGCCTGATTCTGTGCAAAATACCCAACCTTGGCATTATGCCCTAAACCACATTCGCCATCAAAATCTATTTCCCCCATAATAGCTTTTATCATGGTCGATTTCCCTTCTCCGTTACGTCCTACAAACGATACTTTTTCTCCACGAGCAATTGAAAAACTAGCATCTTCAAATACTGTTAAGTCTCCGTATTTTTTGGTTAAACCCTCCACTTTTACAGGATAATCACCAGAACGTGGCGATGGTGGAAAACGCAATTTTAAAGAAGTAGTATCCACCTCATCTATTTCAATAGGTACAATTTTCTCTAACATTCGAACACGCGATGCTACTTGGTTTGTTTTTGAATATGTTCCTTTAAAACGCTCTATAAACCCTTTAATATCAGCAATTGTTTTTTGTTGCTCTTGGTAGGCTTTTATTTGATGCGAACGACGCTCTTTACGTAGCTCTAAATAATGTGAATAATTCGCTTTATAATCATGTATCGTCCCCATAGTAACCTCAACAGTTCTATTGGTAATATTATCAATAAACGCTTTATCATGCGATATTACGACAACTGCTTTTGCTTTATTTAATAAAAAGTTTTCTAACCAAATTACAGACTCAATATCTACGTGATTGGTAGGCTCATCTAATAAAATTAAATCGGGTTTTTGCAATAAAATTTTAGCCAACTCAATACGCATACGCCAACCACCACTAAATTCTGATGTTAAACGTTCAAAATCTTCTTGCTTAAACCCTAAACCTTTTAGTGCTTTTTCTACCTCAGCTTCGTAATTTACTTCTTCTAAAGCATAATAGCTTTCCCCTAAATCGGTAACACGCTCAATAATTTTCATGTACTCTTCCGATTCGTAATCGGTACGCGTTTCAAGTTGTTTATTTAACGATTCCATTTCATCTTTCATCGTAAAAATAGCATCGAACGCTTTTGATGCTTCTGCGCGTACCGTACAATTGTCTTCCATTAACAAATGCTGTGGTAAATAAGCAATTACTGTATCTTTCGGACTTCTAACTCCGCCTTTAGTAGCTTTAGAAACACCTGCCATAATTTTCATCATGGTCGATTTTCCTGCACCGTTTTTACCCATTAAGGCTATTTTATCATTCTCGTTTATTACAAACGAAACATCTTTAAATAAGGTTTTTCCACTAAACTCAACCGTTAATTGATCTACAGTAATCATGCATCTATATTTTGAGCTGCGAAATTAATAAAAAGTGTCAATAATTTCTTAAAAACTTTATGCCGCACAACTTATTGATTTTGTTATATTTGACAAAAAAAACAATTGCAATAATTTTACTTTTTCTCATACTAATTATTAGTATACCCCTGAGTAAGATTCTATTTATAATTTATTGACTAGAAAGAATATGGCAAAATCAGAATTGCATTTTTTGGGGCACATATTAGACTTATTAACCGTAGAAACCAACTATAATAAAAAGTTCAATCAATTTAAAGGTACTCCGATACTTTATAATGAAGGTGGTTTACTTAAACTAGTTTTCGACTTCGAAGCAAACTTTCGGTTTTTAGAACGTATGAAAACTGTTAATTATGATCTTTATAAACGAGGATATCCTATTGACGATGGAAAAATTGTTTTCTATGATGCAAATGGCGACAATTTAAAAGACTGGTATTTTAAAGATGCTCCTATTGTTTATTATCAGTTTAAATTTGATGCTAACGGTGGCGGGATGAGGGTAGAAATGATAATTTCTCCTGCAATACAAAATTACGGTTGTAAAATTCATAGAAGTTGGCATATAACACCTATTGAAGAAGAAAGTTATCAATCGCCTGTGCAAGCTACAGAGAAAAACGAAAATTTTAACTTAAGTATACAACATTTAACCGATAAGAAAACACTAGTTCCGCTAGGAATTCCTGCCTTTAACAAATCTCCCGAAAACCAAAACATTGAATTTGAAATAGCTATTACCGAAAATGGTATTGACGATTTTCAAGTAGAGTTTTTACACGATAATAAAATTATTCAGTCGTATTATTCAGGCGAACAAACATTAGATGAAGTTGTTGTAACGGCAAAAGGTTCGGGAAATCCGTCTAATTCTACTACTAATAGCCAAAACACGCAAAATAATTACCCAAAAGGAAAATACCATGTTAAATGGGATGGTTTTGATAAGAATGGTATTTATGATAGTACTATTTTTACTACGGGTAAACTAAAAGCTCGCATAAAAGGGAAACGAAACGGTATAGAAAAAACAGCAGAAAGCAGTGAGTTTTCTTTTGAGTATAATGAGGTAACTTGGGTAGATACTAAAATTAATAAAAACACCAAACGTATGGATGTTACACTTCGTGTGAATCTTACAGATGGTGGAGAAAGAGGAACGGAAAAAGACATTTACGATACAGGTAGCGGCAGTTACGCGCCTATTACCACTCATTACCCTTGGGATAAAATACCTGAAAAAGAGATAAAAAAACATGGAAAACTACCCATAAAAACTAGAAACAAAAACAATGATTTTAAAGCTTTAAAGAATTTAGCTTTAGAGGGTATAGAAAAATATTGGGGAAGAAACAGCACTAATATAGGTAAAGGTATTTACATAAATGAAGAACTTTACGAAGTGTTTTTAAGCTGTAAACACAATCTTAATGGCATGATAGCTCCTGAAATAATTTATTTCACGAATTTAGAAAACGGAACCTTTAACCGCTCTCATAATTGGTTTGGGTCAAGACAATTATTTTACAAAGAAGGCTATCTAAAAGATAATGAATGGGAGTATCAAATCCCATCAAAAGCAATTAAAGAATTTAAGGAAACTGCTGCTCATGAAATAGGGCATCAACTATTGGATCAATTAAAGGGTAAATACCACTCATACACCCATAAAGGAACTTCACATCCAAGTGTGATTATTCAAAGCCCTGTTAAAGGAACAAGATATCCTACAGGAGGGAAAGAAATTGACCTAATGAAATATGCAGATGATTTTCGTCCCTATGACTATTTTAAAAGAAGAGTACTTTCTGAAAAAGACCTATTAGGGCTTATATGGTTAACTAAATTAAAATTAAACTAATGAGAAAATTAATAAGTATTCTTATTTTACTCCTATTTACAGCCTGTTGGCATAAATCTTATAAACTAGTCGATAATTACAGAGGGTATATTTATGATTCGAAGAATACACCTTTAGAAAAGGTAAGAATTTATGAAAGACATCTTGATTCTGCTAAGTATGTTTATACAGATAAAAATGGCTATTTTTTATTAAAAGGAGGAAGCTCAACTTTTGTTGATGATTTAGTTCTTGAAAAAGAAGGATATATTACAGATACTGTTTTTGCTTTTTCATATAATGGTGGTAGAGTGCGAAATATAACTCGTTTCTTAATGGAATGGTCTGATACGGTTCGTATGCGAGAAGTTAAAAGAATAGACATTCCTAACAATGGGAATAATTAATATAATTTACGTTTTACTATAATGAAATATTACAACAATGATCCTTTTACCTATGATTACAAAAGGATTGTTGCAAACAAGAAAGATGTATTAAGTTTATTATAGCTAAGCAAATTAAAAATGAAATGAGAATAGTATTAATTTTTTTCTACATAACGACAATGTTATCTTGTAAAAATGAACAAAC
This genomic stretch from Tenacibaculum sp. Bg11-29 harbors:
- a CDS encoding nucleotidyltransferase family protein translates to MNQLLENKLIQIIKSDEWMLAVLKTVSNLNLNDCWIGAGFVRNKVWDEKHQKPRTILNDIDVIHFNKNNIIKTYDITLQNILKKKSPNLNWSVKNQARMHVRNKHKQYLNCNDAIYFWPETATAIAVRLNSENKIEYIAPYGLDNLFNLLVIPTPNFNLAVYKTRIENKNWIAKWPNLKINTDYKIIN
- a CDS encoding zinc-dependent peptidase; the protein is MILFSFLLLVIIIFLITKNNKKTPKHTIPSASFSNEWTITLTNKVAFYNALSVNEKKLFEYKVHEFILNCNIVGVDTSVTITDKLLIASSAVIPIFNFPEWRYPNITEVILYPTMFNEQLETEGDNRRVLGMVGNGYLEGKMILSKPALHLGFDNESDKKNTAIHEFVHLIDKLDGNIDGVPNVLLEKQYTIPWIDLINKKMEEIYNETSDINPYGGTNKAEFFSVTSEYFFERPKLLARKHPELYLLLEKIFKQDMDDKNLHLKRVDASRNDPCPCNSGLKYKKCCSLN
- a CDS encoding glycosyl hydrolase family 18 protein encodes the protein MYLNTFNLKRNIVLVNKTAIILLLFNLLLSCEYQKEHINITSSRSLHFKNTKSFSETKWDSLNHISNKKTIHKKGKLNSKYKTFGWHLYSNGSSYKNYNFKILWGISYFSYVVKPETGGYKNIHQWKTTALIDSAKVHNCKVFLSVSNFGRKNNSTFLNNIKSQETLINNLIDLLAYRKADGINIDFEGIARKDRKQLSSFVSLISKRLKKANPTYMVSLCLYANDWNKVFNIKKLNPFIDFYTLMGYDYYGSFSSHAGPVTPLKNSKKFGNGLENSVNNYLKKGVKAQKLIIGLPYYGAEWYTSNEKTPSKVKKFKSHPAYKTIKRIYIDSLKIPLQFDIESASTYLSFKDGNAYKEIWFEDSKSLAIKYDWIKKNNIGGVGIWALGYDDGYLELWNLLADKFSE
- the abc-f gene encoding ribosomal protection-like ABC-F family protein; amino-acid sequence: MITVDQLTVEFSGKTLFKDVSFVINENDKIALMGKNGAGKSTMMKIMAGVSKATKGGVRSPKDTVIAYLPQHLLMEDNCTVRAEASKAFDAIFTMKDEMESLNKQLETRTDYESEEYMKIIERVTDLGESYYALEEVNYEAEVEKALKGLGFKQEDFERLTSEFSGGWRMRIELAKILLQKPDLILLDEPTNHVDIESVIWLENFLLNKAKAVVVISHDKAFIDNITNRTVEVTMGTIHDYKANYSHYLELRKERRSHQIKAYQEQQKTIADIKGFIERFKGTYSKTNQVASRVRMLEKIVPIEIDEVDTTSLKLRFPPSPRSGDYPVKVEGLTKKYGDLTVFEDASFSIARGEKVSFVGRNGEGKSTMIKAIMGEIDFDGECGLGHNAKVGYFAQNQASLLDPELTVFQTVDEVAEGDVRTQIKNILGRFMFAGDDIEKKVKVLSGGEKTRLAMVKLLLEPVNVLILDEPTNHLDLRSKDVIKEALLHFDGTLILVSHDRDFLQGLSEKVFEFKEQRVIEHFETIDAFLERNKIKALKEIDL
- the tssD gene encoding type VI secretion system tube protein TssD, which produces MAKSELHFLGHILDLLTVETNYNKKFNQFKGTPILYNEGGLLKLVFDFEANFRFLERMKTVNYDLYKRGYPIDDGKIVFYDANGDNLKDWYFKDAPIVYYQFKFDANGGGMRVEMIISPAIQNYGCKIHRSWHITPIEEESYQSPVQATEKNENFNLSIQHLTDKKTLVPLGIPAFNKSPENQNIEFEIAITENGIDDFQVEFLHDNKIIQSYYSGEQTLDEVVVTAKGSGNPSNSTTNSQNTQNNYPKGKYHVKWDGFDKNGIYDSTIFTTGKLKARIKGKRNGIEKTAESSEFSFEYNEVTWVDTKINKNTKRMDVTLRVNLTDGGERGTEKDIYDTGSGSYAPITTHYPWDKIPEKEIKKHGKLPIKTRNKNNDFKALKNLALEGIEKYWGRNSTNIGKGIYINEELYEVFLSCKHNLNGMIAPEIIYFTNLENGTFNRSHNWFGSRQLFYKEGYLKDNEWEYQIPSKAIKEFKETAAHEIGHQLLDQLKGKYHSYTHKGTSHPSVIIQSPVKGTRYPTGGKEIDLMKYADDFRPYDYFKRRVLSEKDLLGLIWLTKLKLN